A genome region from Sardina pilchardus chromosome 22, fSarPil1.1, whole genome shotgun sequence includes the following:
- the LOC134069956 gene encoding inactive all-trans-retinol 13,14-reductase-like — protein sequence MWLIMFVVWSLVCAGGTYWYLLSKPGQLSLDSLLPKDSLSLDKEKRNKLLLQALGGLCCVSVVCYVGLWFRSLSLIMKLLLVLGSGSTACAGGAYWYLYLKPSPFSLASVRPAGPLEVDQKKRNKVLKKGFNRDRIPENLDAIIIGSGLGGLTTGACMAKQGKRVLVLEQHDTAGGCCHTFTEKGFEFDVGLHYVGQLHENSLMRLAMDQISEGQLQFVTLPQHFDQVHIGQGEEHREYSYLTGKTEMEANMKKQFPNDTKAVEEFFRVMKVSARKTFYLGLLKLMPRWMALLFLKSGIADRCSSVFRLATTGVTDWADQLTSNKDLQLMFNYLFIGDLPKDCSLFMNALLIHHYKRGAYYPRGGASEIPFHISNTIRKYGGDVLVRAPVTRILLDKDGAACGVAVRKGQEEVEVKAPIVISNCGLFNTFKYLLPPQIQMKHDIQTRAQMMKPGKACVLLFCGFDATAEELGVTPTTLWLFKDNDIDVSCDKFFALSKDEAPDNVPMVFITFPSAKDTSSQIRHPGKTCMTVLTMVNYEWFEEWKDSTVRKRGDDYMDYKNRFSQALFDWACEHFPKIKDKVVYQEIATPLSNEHYLRAFRGAPYSGEHTLERFDPVLMAKNRCDTPVKNLYITGQDVFSCGIAGALHGGLICASAVLGHLLYVDLFMMKIKLKGGSIFRTLQKLIF from the exons ATGTGGCTGATCATGTTTGTGGTGTGGTCCCTGGTCTGTGCGGGGGGAACGTACTGGTACCTGCTATCAAAGCCAGGCCAGCTCTCTCTGGACTCTCTACTGCCCAAAGACTCGTTAAGCCTGGACAAGGAGAAGAGGAACAAGCTACTGCTGCAAG CTCTCGGAGGCTTGTGCTGTGTGTCCGTGGTCTGCTACGTGGGTCTCTGGTTCAGGAGCTTGAGCCTCATCATGAAGCTGCTGCTGGTTCTGGGCTCCGGGTCCACGGCCTGTGCTGGCGGAGCCTACTGGTACCTGTATCTGAAGCCCAGCCCGTTCTCTCTGGCGTCCGTGAGGCCAGCAGGACCCCTAGAGGTGGACCAGAAGAAGAGGAACAAGGTGCTGAAGAAAG gtTTCAATAGGGACAGAATCCCCGAGAACCTGGATGCCATCATCATCGGCAGCGGTCTCGGAGGCCTGACTACAGGTGCCTGTATGGCCAAACAGGGGAAAAGGGTCCTGGTTCTAGAACAACACGACACAGCCGGCGGATGCTGCCACACCTTCACTGAGAAAGGCTTTGAATTTGATGTTg gtctgcaCTATGTGGGTCAGCTGCATGAGAACAGCCTGATGCGACTCGCCATGGACCAGATCTCCGAGGGACAGCTGCAATTTGTGACCCTGCCCCAGCACTTTGACCAGGTCCACATTGGCCAGGGAGAGGAGCACCGTGAATACAGCTACCTCACCGGCAAGACCGAGATGGAGGCCAACATGAAGAAGCAGTTCCCAAACGATACCAAGGCTGTTGAGGAGTTCTTCAGAGTCATGAAG gtcTCTGCCAGGAAGACCTTCTACCTGGGCCTCTTGAAGCTCATGCCTCGCTGGATGGCCCTCTTATTTCTCAAGTCCGGCATCGCTGACCGCTGCTCCTCCGTCTTCCGTCTGGCCACCACTGGCGTCACCGACTGGGCTGACCAGCTGACCAGCAACAAGGACCTCCAGCTCATGTTCAACTACCTCTTCATTG GTGATCTCCCTAAGGACTGTAGCCTCTTCATGAATGCCCTCCTCATCCACCACTACAAGCGTGGAGCCTACTATCCTAGAGGGGGCGCCAGTGAGATCCCCTTCCACATCAGCAACACCATCCGCAAGTATGGCGGGGACGTGCTGGTGAGAGCCCCTGTCACTCGAATCCTGCTGGACAAAGATGGCGCTGCCTGCG GTGTGGCAGTGAGGAAAGGCCAAGAGGAAGTGGAGGTGAAAGCGCCCATTGTGATCTCCAACTGCGGCCTCTTCAACACCTTCAAGTACTTGCTGCCTCCGCAGATACAGATGAAACATG ATATCCAGACTCGTGCTCAGATGATGAAACCGGGCAAGGCTTGCGTACTCCTGTTCTGTGGCTTTGACGCCACCGCTGAGGAGCTCGGCGTCACGCCGACCACTTTATGGCTCTTCAAGGACAACGACATTGACGTCTC GTGTGATAAATTCTTCGCTCTGAGCAAAGACGAGGCCCCTGACAATGTTCCCATGGTGTTCATCACCTTCCCGTCGGCCAAAGACACGTCCTCACAGATCAGACACCCAG GTAAAACCTGCATGACTGTTCTGACCATGGTGAACTACGAGTGGTTTGAGGAGTGGAAGGACTCGACGGttaggaagagaggagatgactATATGGACTACAAGAACAGGTTCTCTCAGGCCCTCTTTGACTGGGCCTGTGAACATTTCCCTAAGATCAAAGACAAG GTGGTGTACCAGGAGATAGCCACACCACTCTCCAATGAACACTACCTGAGAGCGTTCAGGGGAGCCCCGTACTCTGGGGAACACACCCTAGAACGCTTTGACCCAGTGCTAATGGCTAAGAACCGCTGTGACACACCAGTCAAAAACCTCTACATCACAG gtcaGGATGTGTTCAGCTGTGGTATTGCAGGGGCGCTGCATGGTGGTCTGATCTGCGCCTCCGCAGTGTTGGGTCACCTCCTGTACGTCGACCTCTTCATGATGAAGATCAAACTGAAGGGAGGCAGCATTTTCCGCACTCTACAAAAACTGATCTTTTAA
- the LOC134070540 gene encoding inactive all-trans-retinol 13,14-reductase-like: MWLLLVLVWFLGLAGGTYWFLFGTRSPFSLESVRPKEPLELDQRKRDKVLKKGFTRERIPENLDAVVIGSGLGGLSAAALLAKQGKKVLLLEQHDQAGGCCHTFTEKGFEFDVGLHYLGQLHENGMLKVAFDQLTEGQLEFVPLPQHFDTIHIGLGEERREYSLYTGKTEMEAHLKKQFPDDTEAVEEFFRLMKNCARKTHLLPCLKLVPRWLALLLLKSGIADFYCDIFRLSGTSATAWADQVTSNKDLQVIFSYLFYGVPPKDSSILINALLIHHYKRGAYYPKGGASEIPYHISNTIRKYGGEVLVRAPVTRVLLDKDGAACGVAVRKGQEEVEVKAPIVISNCGLFNTLKNFLPPEIHMKHDIQARLNLVKPGRGCFLIFSGFDATPEELDITSTNTWLFRNNDMDGLMDDYFSLSKEEAPDNVPMMYFTFPSAKDPTSKLRQPGKTSMTILAMVNYEWFEEWKDSTVRKRGDDYTKYKMRFANNLFNWACEHFPKLKDKLVYQEVSTPLSNAHYLGAHRGAMYSSEQNLARYDPVSMAKNRCDTPIKNLYITGQDVFSCGIAGALHGGLLCASTVLGHILYIDLLFLKKKLKRNSVVQTLQKMFC; encoded by the exons GTTTCACTAGGGAGAGAATCCCCGAGAACCTGGACGCCGTCGTCATCGGCAGCGGTCTCGGAGGCCTGAGCGCCGCCGCGTTGCTAGCCAAACAAGGAAAGAAGGTTCTGTTGCTGGAGCAACACGACCAGGCCGGTGGATGCTGCCACACCTTCACAGAGAAAGGCTTTGAATTCGATGTTG GTCTTCACTACCTTGGTCAGCTGCACGAAAACGGCATGTTGAAGGTGGCCTTCGACCAGCTCACCGAGGGCCAGCTGGAGTTCGTGCCCCTGCCGCAGCACTTCGACACCATCCACATCGGGCTGGGAGAGGAGCGGCGCGAGTACAGTCTCTACACCGGCAAGACCGAGATGGAGGCCCACCTGAAGAAGCAGTTCCCAGACGACACCGAGGCCGTCGAGGAGTTCTTCAGACTCATGAAG AACTGTGCCAGGAAGACCCACCTCCTGCCGTGCCTGAAGCTCGTCCCTCGCTGGCTGGCCCTCCTCCTGCTCAAGTCCGGCATCGCTGACTTCTACTGCGACATCTTCCGCCTGTCCGGCACCAGCGCCACCGCCTGGGCTGACCAGGTCACCAGCAACAAGGACCTCCAGGTCATCTTCTCATACCTCTTCTATG GTGTGCCTCCCAAGGACTCCAGCATTCTTATCAATGCCCTCCTCATCCACCACTACAAGCGTGGAGCCTACTATCCTAAAGGGGGCGCCAGTGAGATCCCCTACCACATCAGCAACACCATCCGCAAGTATGGCGGTGAAGTGCTGGTGAGAGCCCCTGTCACTCGAGTCCTGCTGGACAAAGATGGCGCTGCCTGTG GTGTGGCGGTGAGGAAAGGCCAAGAGGAAGTGGAGGTGAAAGCGCCCATTGTGATCTCCAACTGCGGCCTCTTCAACACCCTCAAGAACTTCCTGCCTCCCGAGATCCACATGAAGCACG ACATCCAGGCTCGTCTGAACCTGGTGAAACCGGGAAGAGGTTGCTTCCTCATATTCTCCGGCTTCGATGCCACCCCTGAGGAGCTGGACATTACGTCAACCAACACATGGCTCTTCCGGAACAACGACATGGATGGATT GATGGATGATTACTTCAGTTTGAGCAAGGAGGAAGCTCCTGACAACGTCCCCATGATGTACTTCACTTTCCCGTCGGCCAAAGACCCAACGTCTAAACTTAGACAACCAG GTAAAACCTCCATGACCATCCTGGCTATGGTGAACTACGAGTGGTTCGAGGAGTGGAAGGACTCGACtgtcagaaagagaggagacgaCTACACAAAGTACAAGATGAGATTCGCCAACAACCTCTTCAACTGGGCCTGTGAGCATTTCCCCAAGCTGAAGGACAAG CTGGTGTACCAGGAGGTGTCCACCCCGCTGTCCAACGCGCACTACCTGGGAGCGCACCGCGGTGCCATGTACTCCTCCGAGCAGAACCTCGCGCGCTACGACCCCGTCTCCATGGCGAAGAACCGCTGTGACACGCCCATCAAAAACCTCTACATCACAG GTCAGGACGTGTTCAGCTGTGGCATTGCGGGGGCTCTGCACGGCGGGCTGCTGTGTGCCTCTACAGTACTCGGTCACATCCTCTACATCGACCTCTTGTTCCTTAAGAAGAAGCTGAAAAGGAACAGCGTTGTTCAGACGttacaaaaaatgttttgttag